Part of the Methylomonas sp. AM2-LC genome, AGGCATTCGGCAGTATCGACAAGTTATTGAAAAACCTTACCGGATCATTTATGAAACAGTTGCCGATAAAATTATTGTCCATGCCATACTTGATGGAAGACGCGATATGCAAAGTTTGCTGATACAGCGTATTTTGCGCGAGTAAGATTAAATCTATTTTTGAATGCAATATATTGTTATGGCTTCCGCATGTTAATGCAAGATTTAAATCGTTGAGCCTCTGCCTAGTCGCGGCTTCCCAAAATAAGGACTAAAATGCTCCCCCCACTAAAGCCAATTGCAATGAAAGAACGCGTATCAATGGTTTTTGTCGAAAAAGGCCAGATTGATGTAAAAGATGGTGCTTTTGTGGTGATAGACGAAACGGGTGTCCGCACACATATTCCGGTTGGTAGTATTGCATGTATCATGTTGGAGCCTGGCACGAGGGTTTCTCATCATGCTGTAGCATTGGCAGCTAGGGCAGGTACTTTGCTGGTTTGGGTAGGCGAGGCAGGGGTACGTTTATATGCCGCTGGTCAACCCGGTGGTGCACGTTCGGACCGTTTGTTATATCAGGCAAAACTGGCGCTTGATGATGCGGCACGTTTGAAAGTAGTTCGCAAAATGTATGAAATCAGATTTGGAGAAAAGCCGCCAGAACGGCGTAGCGTGGAACAGTTACGCGGCATTGAAGGTGCTAGAGTCAGAAAACTATATCAGTTACTGGCTAAACAGGCGGGTATTGAATGGAAAGGTCGCAACTATGATCAAACCCAATGGGATAATAGCGATGCAGCCAACCGCTGCATTAGTGCCGCAACTGCCTGTTTATAT contains:
- the cas1e gene encoding type I-E CRISPR-associated endonuclease Cas1e, with amino-acid sequence MKERVSMVFVEKGQIDVKDGAFVVIDETGVRTHIPVGSIACIMLEPGTRVSHHAVALAARAGTLLVWVGEAGVRLYAAGQPGGARSDRLLYQAKLALDDAARLKVVRKMYEIRFGEKPPERRSVEQLRGIEGARVRKLYQLLAKQAGIEWKGRNYDQTQWDNSDAANRCISAATACLYGISEAAVLAAGYAPAIGFIHTGKPLSFVYDIADLFKFDDIIPHAFKVAAKNYPNPEREVRLMCRDIFRQTKILKKIIPTIEEVLSAGEIELPKPFEEAIAPAIPNTENIGDVGHRS